The following is a genomic window from Streptomyces chrestomyceticus JCM 4735.
CCGCTCCTGCACGCCCCACAGCCGGCCGCGCCCCGACATGATCGCGTGCTGCGCGTCGAACCAGGTGGGCTCGCCCGGCCCGCCGAGGTCCTGCCCGGCCCAGTGCCAGCGGTCGTGCAGGCCCATCAGCGCGTGGTACGGGTCGTCGCCGAGCCCGGCGGCGCCCGGTACGAGGTGGTGCGGCGCCAGCCCGCGCAGTTCGGTGACCGGCACCGCGAGGCCGAGCCGGTCCTCGCGGTGGCTGCCTTTGACGATGCCGACGACCTCGCCCCGGTCGCAGTCCAGCAGCGGTCCGCCGGACGCGCCCGGCGTCACCCGGACGTCGGTGCCGAACTGGAGGCCGCGGGCGTCGCGGGCGCCGAAGCGGACGGCGATGAAGGGGTCGACGGGGGCGGCACCCGGGTCGGGGGCGGCGCCGGAGACGGGGCCGCGTCCGGCGCCGGGCGGGTCCTGGTCATGGCCGCGGAAGATGAACGCGTCCTCCAGGAGCGCGGCCGGCTGGTCGCTGAGCCAGGCGCACGGGTGCCGGATGCCGGGATCGAGGAGCCGCAGGAGGGCCAGGTCCACGCGGGGGCCCGGAGCGGGCGCCGGGCCGCTCCCGGCCGCCTCCCGGCCGGTGTCCGGGTCTTCCGGTGCTTCCGGTCTGTCCTCCCCCGCCGTCCCGCACGGCGGGGGAGCCGCCCGTAAGGGGGCCGGGCGGCTCAGGTCGTACTCCAGGCGCGCGGCGGCCACCCGCCCGTCGAACGCCACCCCGACCTCGCCGTCCGGGCCCGTGGCGCGGCGCCGGCCGTCGCCGCTGGTGAGCACGTGGGCGCAGGTCAGCACCCAGCCGGGGGCGACGAAGACGCCGCTGCCCCACAACGGCGCCGGGGTCACACCGGGCGCCGGGCGGATGGCGACGGTCGCCCGGCCCGCGTGCCCGAGGAGGTGCGCGTACTTCTCGCGGTCCGCGCGTTCACCCCGTCCGGGCCCGTGGCCGCCTTCCGGGGCCGCCATCACTCACCCGGGTCGTGCGGCCCTCGGCCGCCGGCGCGGCCGCCCTGCTCCGGGGCGGTGCCGGTCCCGGGCGTCTCCCGCTTCCGCCACGTGAGCGTCACGGACAGGTTGGCCTTGGCCTCGCCGTCCGCGAGCAGCGCCACCGCCCGGCCGGGCTTGGCCGCCACCTCCACGCCGAAGGTCACACTGGTCTCGTCCGGCGCCACCCGTTCGGTGGCCTCGCGCAGGCTCGCCGCGACCCCGCCGACCAGGTCCCGCAGCCCCTCGACCCGGGCGCCGAGCGCCTCCCAGGCCCCGACGTCGTCGTATTCCTCGTCCGGCGTCCCGGCGACGTCCAGCCGGGAGACCCGGGCCCAGACCGCCGTACCGTCGGGCAGCTCGATGAGATGTGCGCGATCGCGCATCACGGCCTCCTGCTCCCCCTGAGCGGCAGAGTCCCACTGCCCCAGGGCCGTTGACAGGTGATCAGGTTATCCCCAGGGTGCGAGTGACGCGAGGGGTCGCGACGCCTGCCTATCCTGGCCGGGTACGTCCCGAAAACCTGGTGGAGAGCGCGTGTATTTCACGGATCGCGGTATCGAGGAGCTGGAGAGCCGGCGCGGCGAGGAGGAGGTCACCCTCGGCTGGGTCGCCGAACAACTGCGGACCTTTGTCGACCTCAACCCCGACTTCGAGGTCCCCGTCGAGCGGCTGGCCACCTGGCTGGCGCGGCTGGACGACGAGGACGACGACTGACCCGGCGCCGCGTGCGACGCGGTGCGTGCCCGGGCCCGGCCGGCCGGCGGTCCTCCCGCCGTCCCGGCCGGGCGCTTTTGTGTGCCGGGGCGCCGCCGTGCCCTCGCCGTGGCATCCGGGGCGCCGCCCTTGGAAAGGACGCCGGGCGCGATATATCGTGTCGGTAGAGACGCGATATGTTGCGTTGTCGTCATGCCAGGGAGGCCAGGACATGCCAGAACGGGCCGAGTGGTCGGTCTCCGAGCCGCGCACGCTGGAGATCGAGGGCGCCGTCACCGCACTGGAGGTGCGGGTGGTGGGCGGGACCGTCAACGTCGTCGGCACGACGGACGGCGGCCCCGCGCGGGTGGAGATCAGCGAGATCTCCGGGCCGCCGCTGACCGTCCGGCGGGAGGCGGGGACGCTCACCGTCACGTACGAGGACCTGCCCTGGAAGGGCCTGCTGAAGATGATCGGCCGGGGGCCTGGCAGCGCACCGCGGTCGTCTCGGTCACCGTGCCCGCCGCGACCCGCGTCGAGGTCGGCACGGTGGGCGCGAGCGCGGTGCTCTCGGGGATCTCCGGGCGTACGGAGCTGCGCGGGGTCAGCGGCGACAGCACCCTGGTCGGCCTGACCGGGCCCGTGCGGGCCGAGACCGTGTCGGGCGGGGTCGAGGGGCAGGCCGTCACGGGGGACCTGAGCTTCCACTCCGTCTCCGGCGACCTGACGCTCCTGGAGGGCTCCGGCGGCTCCGTACGGGCCGAGTCGGTCAGCGGCGACCTGGCCCTGGACCTCGATCCGGCGGGCGCGGGCGCGGACGTGCGGCTGACCACGGTCTCCGGCGAGGTCGCCATCCGGCTGCCCGCGCCGGGCGACACCCGGGTCGAGGCGAACACCACCAGCGGCACGGTCGCCAACGCCTTCGAGGATCTGCGGGTCAGCGGCCGGTGGGGGCCAAGCGGATCACGGGCCGGCTCGGCTCGGGCAACGGCACGCTGAAGGTCACCACGGTCTCCGGAGGTCTGGCCCTCCTGCGCCGCCCACCGTCCGAGTCCCCCGAGGACTCCCCCGCCGACAGCGCCGACCAGGCCGACAAGAAGGTGCTCTGACAGCCATGCCCCCCGTCTTCGCCCACGGCCGCCTCCGCCTCTACCTCCTCAAGCTGCTGGACGAGGCCCCGCGGCACGGTTACGAGATCATCCGGCTCCTGGAGGAACGCTTCCAGGGGCTCTACGCGCCGTCCGCCGGGACGGTCTACCCGCGGCTGGCCAAACTGGCGGCCGAGGGCCTGGTCACCCACACCACCGAGGGCGGCCGCAAGGTCTACGCGATCACCGCGGCGGGCCGTGCCGAACTGGCCGACCGGGGCGGTGAACTGGCCGACCTGGAGCTGGAGATCCGGGAGTCGGTCGCCGCGCTGGCCTCCGACATCCGGGAGGACGTGAGCGGCTCGGCGCGGAACCTGCGCCGCGAGATGCGCGAGGCGGCGCAGCAGGCCCGCGAGGGCCGGCGGAGCACCGCCGGGGGCCGCGGCACGGAGCACGGATTCCCCGACGCCGCCGAGTACTTCGAGGACCGCTTCGGCGACAAGGAGGGCTGGCGGCAGGCGAAGGAGGAGTTCCGGCGCGCCAAGGAGGAGTGGAAGGAGCAGGCGCGGCGGGCCAAGGAGGAGAGCCGGCGCGCGAAGCAGGACGCGCAGCGGGCCCGCAAACAGGCCCGGGACGCGCAGTCGTTCGTACGGGACGAGGTGCAGCAGGCCATCAAGCGCGTACAGGAACAGGCCCAGGAGCACGTACGTACCGGGGACTGGGCGGGGGCGCTGCGCGAGGCGCTGTCGGAGGTCTCGCGCGAGATGGGCCGCTTCGGCGCCGGGCCGGAGCCGGCCGAGGGCGGACCGGCGGACGCGGACCGTCCCGGCGGCGCGCGCGGACAGGGCCCGGCGGAGGCCCCCGGTGTCGGCCTCACCAAGGAAGACGCGGCGGCGGGAGCCGACAGTACGGACGGCTCGCGGGCGGCCCGGACGGAGACCGGCGGCGGTGCGCCCGCCGAGCCCGCGTGGGCGTCCGAGCCCGGATCCGGTGACCCGGCCCGGGACTTCGACCGGCTGCTGGACCGCTTCCGGGACGACCTGCGGGACGCGGCGCGCGACCACGGCGTCAGCGCCGAGCAGTTGACGGACGTACGCCGCCGTCTGGCGTCGACTGCTGCGCACGTCGGAGCACTGCTGCGGGACCCGGAGGCATATGCGGCCAGGCGGGAACCCCCGCACTGACCGCTCCGGCCGATCGCCCGTCCGTCACGCACAGTTGTCTGCGAGGGTCTGGATTCACCGCCCGTAATCGGGGAACTCAGACCCTCGCACGGCTTTTTGCCCGACGACGGGATCTGCCGTAGGAAATCGCAGACCTGTGGCCGTGTCCGCCCTTACAGTCAACTCTCCCTGTCTGAACGGATCTTGAAGGCCAAGAGGTAAGCGATGTCGGAATACCCTGCCGTGGCCCGCCGGATGTGGCGCCAACTGGAGCCCGTCCACGCCATTCTCTACTTCGCACCGGAGGCGTTCGAGGAGGCGGCGGCACTCGGTTACGACACCGATTCCCGCTGGCCCAGCTACTTCGCCTGGCGCACGGCGCCGCTCGGTGCGGCGGGTCCCGAACTGGTGGCCGCGACGTTCTACAGCTTCAGCCCGCGGATGATCGCCCGGTACGTGCCGGCGATCTGGTCGACGGCGGCGCCCGGCAAGGTGCTGGACGCCCGGATGCAGGCGGTGGACCGCATAATGACCGGTCTGACGAGAGCCGCCGGCATGTCCGCCGCGCAGCTCGCCGAGGCGGCCGGGCTGGCCCGGCAGGCCGCCGAGAACGCCTCGACGGCCGCCCGCCCGCTGGCCGCCGCCAACCGCGACCTGCCCTGGCCGGACGCCCCGCACCTGGCGCTCTGGCACGCCATCACGGTACTGCGCGAGCACCGCGGCGACGGCCACCTGGCGGCCCTGCTGACCTACGACCTCGAACCGTGCGAGGCCCTGGTGTCGTTCGCCGCGATCGGCGCCGTGCCGAAGGCCAACTTCAAGGGGCGCGGCTGGACGTCGCAGGAGTGGAGCGCCGCGCACGACCGGCTCGCCGCGCGCGGCTGGATCGACCCGGCCGGGCGGCCGACGGACCGGGCGCGCGAGGGGCGGGACGACGTCGAGCGCATGACGGACCGGCTGGCCGCCGGGCCCTGGCGGGCGCTGGGCCGGTCCCGCGCGGAACGGCTCGCCCAGCTTCTCAACCCGCTGCTGGGCGCGGTCTCCGAGGCCGGGCTGCTGCCGCGGCACGGCACGTCGGGGATCGGGGCGGTGAAGGTCGCGTACCCGTAGCGGGCGGCGGGCGCCACCGCACCCGCCCGTCACCTCGCCGCAGCGGCCCCCACGCCCGTCCGTCCCGCCACCACGGCAGGCCCGCTCACCCCGCCGCGGCCCGCTCCCCCAGCACCCGTACGACGTCGGCGTGCTCGCCGCCGTGTTCGGCCAGTACGGACGCGGCGAGGCCCGGGCCGGACACCATGGCGAGCAGCAGGTGTTCGTCGCCGATGTGCTTGTCGCCGCGGCCGAGCGCGACGCGCAGCGACCGTTCCAGTACGGCCTTGGCCTCCGGGCGGAACGGTCCGCGCAACGAGCGTCCGCGGCGCTCCTTCGGCGCGGAGGCGGAGTCCAGCGCGCCGGCGCCGTGCGCCCGTTCCACCCGGGTGACGATCTCCGCCACGTCGATGCCGAGCCCGGCCAGCGCCTCCGCGTCGGCGGAGGTCAGACCGCCCCGCCTGCGGGCCTGCTCCAGCGACCGTTCCACGGACGCCCGGCGCTCGCGCACGCCGAGGGCGGCGAGCGCCTCGGCGCCCGGGGAGCCCCGGCCGTCCAGCAGGGCGAGCAGCAGTTCGCCCTCGCCGACCGTGCCGGAGCCCGGCCGTACCGCGTAGGCGCGAGCGCCGCGCACCACGTCGCGGGCGCTCGCCGTGAACCGTTCGAACATCAACGCCTCCCGTACTTCTTGTGGACCGCCTGCCGGCTGACACCCAGCTCGGCGGCGATGTCCTGCCACGACCAGCCCTTCACGCGGGCACTGCGCACCTGTACGGCTTCCAACTGCTCCAGCAGCCGGCGGAGCGCGGCCACCGCCCGCAGGCCGATCCGGGGGTCCTGGTCGCCCGCCCGCTCGGCGAGCTTCGTTGCTTCGCTCATGGTGTCAATGTAGGTTGACGCGCCGATCGTGTCAATGGCGGTTGACGGCCGGATATCGGCCCGCCACCCGTGGACGGACGGCGACGCGCACCGGGAACGGGCCCGCCATCGGCGCCCCACCACCGTCGCCCATATCGACGAGTCGATTCCCGACATCCGACGGCCCGAGGTGACCCCGCACGGGCGCAACCGCGACTACGCCACCCGGCGGACCCCCGGACGACGCCCCGGCCACCCCCGGCCCATACCCCGCCCCGCTCAGACGAAGATCCGGTCGAGGTGGTAGTCGATGGTGCGCTGGACCTCCGCCATCGTGCGGCGCCCGTGCAGTACGTCGAGCCCCAGTCCGGAGACGCCCGACACCAGCAGGTCCGCCTCGCGCGCGGGATCGACGCCGGGCCGTACGCCGCCGGCCTCCCGGATCAGGGTGGCGACCAGGGACTCCACCACCTGCTCGCCGTGCAGGAAGACCTCGGCCATCGCCGGGTCGGTCAGACTGCGGACGAAGTACGCGGTGAACACGCGCAGCGCGAGGGCGCGTTGCGCGTCCAGCGGCAGGAACTCGACCAGTACGGCGCGCAGTACGGCCCGCAGCTCACCGGCATCGTGCAGCTCCGCCATGCGCGCGCGGGCGCGGCGGTCGTTCTCCTCGTGCAGGAGTTGCAGCGACTCGACCAGCAGCCGGTGCTTACTGCCGAAGTAGTACTGCACCACCCTCAGCGAGACCCCGGCCTCCGCCGCGACCTCGCGCATGCTCGCCGACTCCAGGCCGCGAGCGGCCGCGATCCGCCAGACGGCTTCGGCGACCTCGCGTCGCCGCCGCTCCCGCGCGCTGCCGGCGGGCGACCGGGGAGCCACTGAGGGGTCGGGCACCGAGCGCTCGGGGCGCTCCTCCACGGCCGCACGGGCCGCCTTCTTGCGCCGCCGGTACG
Proteins encoded in this region:
- a CDS encoding CU044_2847 family protein; the protein is MRDRAHLIELPDGTAVWARVSRLDVAGTPDEEYDDVGAWEALGARVEGLRDLVGGVAASLREATERVAPDETSVTFGVEVAAKPGRAVALLADGEAKANLSVTLTWRKRETPGTGTAPEQGGRAGGRGPHDPGE
- a CDS encoding DUF6104 family protein; the encoded protein is MYFTDRGIEELESRRGEEEVTLGWVAEQLRTFVDLNPDFEVPVERLATWLARLDDEDDD
- a CDS encoding PadR family transcriptional regulator, encoding MPPVFAHGRLRLYLLKLLDEAPRHGYEIIRLLEERFQGLYAPSAGTVYPRLAKLAAEGLVTHTTEGGRKVYAITAAGRAELADRGGELADLELEIRESVAALASDIREDVSGSARNLRREMREAAQQAREGRRSTAGGRGTEHGFPDAAEYFEDRFGDKEGWRQAKEEFRRAKEEWKEQARRAKEESRRAKQDAQRARKQARDAQSFVRDEVQQAIKRVQEQAQEHVRTGDWAGALREALSEVSREMGRFGAGPEPAEGGPADADRPGGARGQGPAEAPGVGLTKEDAAAGADSTDGSRAARTETGGGAPAEPAWASEPGSGDPARDFDRLLDRFRDDLRDAARDHGVSAEQLTDVRRRLASTAAHVGALLRDPEAYAARREPPH
- a CDS encoding SCO6745 family protein; amino-acid sequence: MSEYPAVARRMWRQLEPVHAILYFAPEAFEEAAALGYDTDSRWPSYFAWRTAPLGAAGPELVAATFYSFSPRMIARYVPAIWSTAAPGKVLDARMQAVDRIMTGLTRAAGMSAAQLAEAAGLARQAAENASTAARPLAAANRDLPWPDAPHLALWHAITVLREHRGDGHLAALLTYDLEPCEALVSFAAIGAVPKANFKGRGWTSQEWSAAHDRLAARGWIDPAGRPTDRAREGRDDVERMTDRLAAGPWRALGRSRAERLAQLLNPLLGAVSEAGLLPRHGTSGIGAVKVAYP
- a CDS encoding Clp protease N-terminal domain-containing protein translates to MFERFTASARDVVRGARAYAVRPGSGTVGEGELLLALLDGRGSPGAEALAALGVRERRASVERSLEQARRRGGLTSADAEALAGLGIDVAEIVTRVERAHGAGALDSASAPKERRGRSLRGPFRPEAKAVLERSLRVALGRGDKHIGDEHLLLAMVSGPGLAASVLAEHGGEHADVVRVLGERAAAG
- a CDS encoding helix-turn-helix domain-containing protein, whose translation is MSEATKLAERAGDQDPRIGLRAVAALRRLLEQLEAVQVRSARVKGWSWQDIAAELGVSRQAVHKKYGRR
- a CDS encoding TetR/AcrR family transcriptional regulator — encoded protein: MRDEKTAECRICGAGLPDAVRGRPPAYCSRSCQAKAYRRRKKAARAAVEERPERSVPDPSVAPRSPAGSARERRRREVAEAVWRIAAARGLESASMREVAAEAGVSLRVVQYYFGSKHRLLVESLQLLHEENDRRARARMAELHDAGELRAVLRAVLVEFLPLDAQRALALRVFTAYFVRSLTDPAMAEVFLHGEQVVESLVATLIREAGGVRPGVDPAREADLLVSGVSGLGLDVLHGRRTMAEVQRTIDYHLDRIFV